The following proteins come from a genomic window of Triticum aestivum cultivar Chinese Spring chromosome 6A, IWGSC CS RefSeq v2.1, whole genome shotgun sequence:
- the LOC123130363 gene encoding translation initiation factor IF-2-like, with product MASPSPLPFPHPTKPTSPPDTLPPPREPSHTLSPQIHGAAQRQHGPACTRGRPGADGSGVGVPPHVAASYNRRLGGPPPRTKASNVYRVPDPTRGPRAGDGLPHSAPDLRLPSAGHGLRPRVFAATGEGWSVEGPDQDGWTAPRAAPHHGQRRRRQGRGAGLPPDHRQVLRRILVRTHCPYTCTCAAEEHPMGYFQA from the exons atggcctccccctcgcccctccccttcccccacCCAACCAAACCAACCAGCCCACCCGACACCCTTCCTCCTCCAAGAGAGCCAAGCCACaccctctcccctcagatccatGGTGCTGCTCAGCGCCAGCACGGCCCTGCGTGCACGCGTGGTCGCCCCGGCGCTGACGGCAGCGGTGTGGGCGTGCCTCCCCATGTCGCCGCCTCCTACAATCGCCGCCTCGGTGGCCCTCCGCCACGAACCAAGGCCAGCAACGTCTACCGCGTGCCAGATCCGACACGAGGACCACGAGCAGGGGACGGGCTTCCTCACTCCGCCCCGGATCTGCGGCTGCCCTCCGCTGGCCATGGACTCCGTCCTAGGGTTTTCGCCGCCACCGGAGAGGGGTGGAGTGTAGAAGGACCAGATCAAGATG GCTGGACGGCTCCTCGGGCAGCTCCTCATCATGGGCAGCGCCGTCGTCGGCAGGGCCGTGGTGCAGGCCTACCGCCAGACCATCGTCA AGTTTTAAGAAGAATTCTGGTACGAACACACTGCCCGTATACTTGTACATGTGCAGCTGAGGAACATCCTATGGGCTACTTCCAAGCATGA